The following proteins are encoded in a genomic region of Triticum dicoccoides isolate Atlit2015 ecotype Zavitan chromosome 1B, WEW_v2.0, whole genome shotgun sequence:
- the LOC119311981 gene encoding CRC domain-containing protein TSO1-like isoform X2, translating to MSQQTCSCADRNCFHGGCACFTNEGVCSKDCKCRAKCKNILGNEKTITKQFAEYNQAAAAQPASDQAAAQPQPKPLPELEPGSARQPCHCASSKCQNFYCRCVRANLPCFERCDCKDCGNTKTHEEKLQDLGIKVEDLASGSTVMTRGKAQAAKESAVGCKCQTECASRCGCVRRNIKCTSKCKCQVCGNDDGSRFPNKCKAGSGGQGGTRSSSRAVEPAGKRPKHG from the exons ATGTCGCAACAGACGTGCTCGTGTGCCGACCGCAATTGCTTCCATGG CGGTTGTGCTTGTTTCACAAATGAAGGGGTCTGCTCTAAGGACTGCAAGTGCCGTGCTAAGTGCAAGAACATCTTGGGAAATGAGAAGACGATCACAAAGCAATTCGCTGAATACAACCAAGCTGCCGCTGCCCAGCCTGCTTCTGACCAAGCTGCCGCTCAACCTCAACCTAAGCCATTGCCAGAACTAGAACCAGGGTCTGCGCGACAGCCGTGCCACTGTGCCTCGTccaagtgccaaaactt CTACTGCAGATGTGTCAGGGCTAACTTGCCTTGTTTTGAGCGCTGCGACTGCAAGGACTGCGGTAACACCAAGACCCATGAGGAGAAGCTCCAGGATCTAGGGATCAAGGTTGAGGATCTTGCTTCAGGTTCGACCGTGATGACTCGTGGGAAGGCgcag GCTGCCAAGGAGTCTGCCGTTGGGTGTAAATGCCAAACCGAATGCGCCAGTCGCTGCGGTTGCGTGAGGCGTAACATCAAGTGCACCTCCAAATGCAAGTGCCAAGTGTGCGGCAATGACGACGGGAGCAGATTTC CCAATAAGTGCAAGGCTGGATCTGGAGGTCAAGGAGGTACCAGAAGCAGCAGCAGGGCCGTCGA
- the LOC119311981 gene encoding CRC domain-containing protein TSO1-like isoform X1: MSQQTCSCADRNCFHGGCACFTNEGVCSKDCKCRAKCKNILGNEKTITKQFAEYNQAAAAQPASDQAAAQPQPKPLPELEPGSARQPCHCASSKCQNFYCRCVRANLPCFERCDCKDCGNTKTHEEKLQDLGIKVEDLASGSTVMTRGKAQAAKESAVGCKCQTECASRCGCVRRNIKCTSKCKCQVCGNDDGSRFPANKCKAGSGGQGGTRSSSRAVEPAGKRPKHG; encoded by the exons ATGTCGCAACAGACGTGCTCGTGTGCCGACCGCAATTGCTTCCATGG CGGTTGTGCTTGTTTCACAAATGAAGGGGTCTGCTCTAAGGACTGCAAGTGCCGTGCTAAGTGCAAGAACATCTTGGGAAATGAGAAGACGATCACAAAGCAATTCGCTGAATACAACCAAGCTGCCGCTGCCCAGCCTGCTTCTGACCAAGCTGCCGCTCAACCTCAACCTAAGCCATTGCCAGAACTAGAACCAGGGTCTGCGCGACAGCCGTGCCACTGTGCCTCGTccaagtgccaaaactt CTACTGCAGATGTGTCAGGGCTAACTTGCCTTGTTTTGAGCGCTGCGACTGCAAGGACTGCGGTAACACCAAGACCCATGAGGAGAAGCTCCAGGATCTAGGGATCAAGGTTGAGGATCTTGCTTCAGGTTCGACCGTGATGACTCGTGGGAAGGCgcag GCTGCCAAGGAGTCTGCCGTTGGGTGTAAATGCCAAACCGAATGCGCCAGTCGCTGCGGTTGCGTGAGGCGTAACATCAAGTGCACCTCCAAATGCAAGTGCCAAGTGTGCGGCAATGACGACGGGAGCAGATTTC CAGCCAATAAGTGCAAGGCTGGATCTGGAGGTCAAGGAGGTACCAGAAGCAGCAGCAGGGCCGTCGA